The Setaria viridis chromosome 2, Setaria_viridis_v4.0, whole genome shotgun sequence DNA window GTATAGTACAGCAATATAAAACATGTAAAGCGCAGAGCGTCATGACACGGCGCCACAAAAGAATTTAGCCTTTCCGCAACCAACCATTCGACGGACTGAATCTTTACCAAGAAACAAAAGGTGCGAGTATAAAATGTGAAACCTCCGGTTCCAGATGATATATCTCTAATAACCATGCCGAACACACGCAGGGGCACTGAACACGCGGGCTCTATTCTGTGATATGTTCTAGAAACAGGGCTTCCTGCTTGCTTGTGAGGCCAAGATCACTGAATGATACGTCACCCTCACTGGTGGTAAAGGTACGCCTTGGGTATGTCCTGACCTGCATGATACAGAATGGTCAAAATGTAAGATTGAACGAACTTGGCCACAAGAATGAAAAGGCGCCGTGTAAAAAACAGTCAGAGTTGATTAAACATCTGCATGCCATAGTTAAATGGACTGAACTCTGTTTCAGGCATTCTGACACATTGATGGTTGGCTGGTTACCACTCAGCAATACAATTTTATATGACCATAGATGATTTACAGAAAAAACAATAAAGAATGAAATACTACTAGCCAGCCAAATATATATTGTTATTTTGCCAGAATACCACCAGGAAAACTACCAGTTTCCACATATATCCAGACCGCGAAGCTTTTTGTGGATACTGGAAATGATTTTCAATATGCAACCCTATAAGTGCACTAACTTGTCACTCTATACTATTCTTCTCGAAGCCCCTTTCAGGTGCAATGATAACAGATCAGGGCATCAGGCTAGCTACTTTTAACATTTTCTTAAAGGGCTAGACCTCAAAAAGCAATGGACCGTGAACAAAACTAGAACTGCTAGACAGATACAACTTGAATAAATGTGGATGAAGTGATCATATAAGCCTGAATAGTAATAACACTCTGGTGCTTGCTTGTCTGGCTAGTGTTTAACGTGTTCCAcggtgaaaataaaaaaaaaatgatgaattTGTTGGTGCTAACTGCCTAACCCAAAGCACCTCAGTGGCAGAAGCATAAAAATGCCAAGGTGAAGAAATACAGGGCCATCAACCACTCAGTTGTCACAGCTAATCTTTCTCTTTAAACCATGTGATTTAATCTATTGCCTTATGTTTAATGCAACAGAAGTCTGCATGAGCAATTACTCAAAAGTCATATAGTGTCCTAACTCATGAATAAAGTAGCTCTTAACTGGTTTACTTGAGAAAACAGGAAACTGGCACATTCTTTCTTAATatataaacaaaaaaatatcACAAAATGATGGTAGAGGATTACCAATCTGTAGGTCCCTGGCTTGCAAGTCCTCCCGATGTCTAAGAAATCAAATAGGAACTGCAAGCAAACCACAGCAAGCCAAGAAGCAAGTATTAATCACTCGCTGTAATAAAAAGAAACAAGAACAATTAACGTTTTTGTTCTAGCTAGATTCAGGCAgctcaaaattgtttacctgaAGCTTATCAGTTTTGAGAAAGCGACGCCCCTGTCGACTACCGTCAGGCATGCGAACTACAACTGTCACAGCACCTTCTATGTCCAGAGGTGGTTCAGATGGTAATGATGCTTGCTTAGACGCGAGATTGGACTCTAGCTCCTATTTTCATAAAACATAAGGGACAACATGCCAACAGTGAATCAAATATCCAGATAAGAAAAACAGATAGGATAAAGAATGAAAATACAGATCACGTAAGCCAAGGGGAAACTGGTGAAGTGAAGTACAATAAACACAGGACATTAATCTGATGAGTGTAACTCACCAACTAAACCTAAAAAAATATCCAAACAGAAGATAACAAGAGCCCTAAGTTTATGGTTACACTGACAAACTGATGTAATTATCTACCATTCAAATATCAAAGATTGTAGCCTACAACCCTTCAACTTCCAGATTACATGTGACAGAAAGATACCTCTTCCTCAAGTTGCTTTTTGCGTCTTTCCTCGTCCTCTTGCTTCTGTTTTTCAAGAGCAGCTTCTCTTGCAGCAGTTTCTTCTAGGCGGCGGAGCTCAGCCTCCTGTAAGGCCTTTAATTCCTTTTCTTGGTCAGCTTGTAGAGATGCAAGGTACTCATCATCCtgtaaatcaaaatttaataGTCCTCACCAAATATAGTGGCAGttaccaaaaaaaaagggaTAAATCTTAGACCTCAAACCTGCTGCTCTCGTAACAACCGTTGTTCGGTTAATGCTGGTGAAGGAGAATGCACCAGTGGGGGATAATAAGTTGAGCTTCTGTGAGAAGGCATGGAGAAAGGATATGTTGGTCCTTCAGGAACACCACCAAACATTGCAGCCTCAAGCATAACAGCTTCATCGTGTTCTTCAGAAGAAATGCCGCCCCacttttttgaaaagaaagatgtcagaaatgaaaaaaaatgctatCTTATGTTAGTTCAGATTGGGATCACACATTATAATACCTCAGATGGGAAATCATCTCCATTAGACTGGCGATTGTTCAGCGCAGGGCTAGGAGGGCCTGATTGCACCATTTGTGCTGACTCAGTGTTTTCAGATGGGACACGCCTAGAACGACGTCTGACTAACGGTTGTTCTTCTACATCTTCAGTATCCTCTTGGAAGCTCTCTTCATCTATTGGTTGCCTAGATGTTCCAGCCTTTCCTGAAGCTAGTCCTTGCCTCCAAAAGGAAATGGCGCGTATAAGGAATCAAGTGATGCTGTAGTACAGTAACCTGAGTAAAGAGCTGGGTGGTAAAAGTTAATATTCACCTTTCAAGTGTCCCACCCGTAGTTCCCATGTCTGCTCCATCAGAAGAATGCTCACCCAAGTTCACTCCCTCTGGATGTTGATCTCGTCCTTGCTCTTCTATCTGACAATTATTGAAAACTTAGTGACACTATATAGCAAAACTCACAAAAGCATGTTGGAGATAAAATAtgagcacgcacgcacgcgcgcgcgcacatgCACGTACATAAGCTcgtgcacacacacacacacaaccaGCTTACATTTGCCAGTCCTTCAGCATCCTTCTTTGAAGCTTCAATTGCTGCCCTAATCATTTCCTCTTCTATGTCATCATCATAATCATTAACATGAACCAATGGAGGAGCAGATGGCGTAGAAGATGTATTGCTAGGGATATTAGCATGAGGAGCGGATGGTGCAGATGGCAGTatgtcatcctcatcatcaattaTGATAGTTTCATGAACTTCAGGGCCATGTGAAGACTCATTTCCAGTAACATTCTCAATAACAGGGGCCTGACCAGATGGACCCGTTTGAGGATCACCATCCTTAACTTCGATAGGAATCTCTCTCACCTCTCTAGGGTGTGAAACCATCGGCCCACGACTGGCACTATCAGTGGAGCCAACTCTGTCGAAAAATTGTTGCTGAAAATCCGGATCCATCAGTGCAAAAGG harbors:
- the LOC117843598 gene encoding plant UBX domain-containing protein 8, whose product is MARPPQEAIDTFVSITGADEALAVRKLEEHGGDLNRAINSHFNEGDNTLNGINQNPIPASREDMMDLDGPLDNTFQRSLFPENFRDPFALMDPDFQQQFFDRVGSTDSASRGPMVSHPREVREIPIEVKDGDPQTGPSGQAPVIENVTGNESSHGPEVHETIIIDDEDDILPSAPSAPHANIPSNTSSTPSAPPLVHVNDYDDDIEEEMIRAAIEASKKDAEGLANIEEQGRDQHPEGVNLGEHSSDGADMGTTGGTLERQGLASGKAGTSRQPIDEESFQEDTEDVEEQPLVRRRSRRVPSENTESAQMVQSGPPSPALNNRQSNGDDFPSEWGGISSEEHDEAVMLEAAMFGGVPEGPTYPFSMPSHRSSTYYPPLVHSPSPALTEQRLLREQQDDEYLASLQADQEKELKALQEAELRRLEETAAREAALEKQKQEDEERRKKQLEEEELESNLASKQASLPSEPPLDIEGAVTVVVRMPDGSRQGRRFLKTDKLQFLFDFLDIGRTCKPGTYRLVRTYPRRTFTTSEGDVSFSDLGLTSKQEALFLEHITE